From a single Sphingobium sp. genomic region:
- a CDS encoding HAMP domain-containing sensor histidine kinase: MRRPGFLAFSIEAQVDAHGKLLSADPHLARLHLANGGIEGGKLAIPGLFNLTQLSWRTGSTLERPVRAADGERDLMLWTKAVRKDDIVLLSISGWQEQAPSAAVPSMSHQAHIREPAERQRADMALDQKGYVLQAAPWLTRQFGVAMVARELADSFERVDGEAKPIWEAVADPVRIRSRHTGEVYDVSASPIETADGRVTGYGLTFADIPHQAEGQDSPAAPKQIGFGRHFANAVRQPLSRIIANAETIRSVSDGRLQENYLAYAQDISAAATHLNELIGDLEDLDAIDREDFRVASERVELGDIARRVAGLLALKAADHHIHLVLPDPVAKVETVGEFRRVLQIVLNLVGNAIRYAPGGSSVHIRLSNQPPSISVCDEGRGVPMDDRERIFGKFERLGRSGDGGSGLGLYISRRLARAMKGDIEIAEAPEGGAMFTLHLPAYSAN, translated from the coding sequence ATGCGTCGGCCAGGCTTTCTCGCTTTCAGTATTGAGGCGCAAGTAGACGCCCACGGCAAGTTGTTGTCGGCTGATCCGCACCTTGCAAGGTTGCATCTGGCCAATGGCGGCATTGAGGGCGGCAAGCTTGCCATTCCGGGGCTCTTCAATCTTACTCAGCTCAGCTGGCGAACCGGGTCAACGCTGGAACGGCCGGTGCGTGCCGCAGACGGCGAACGTGACTTGATGCTTTGGACCAAAGCTGTTCGGAAAGACGACATCGTCCTGCTTTCGATTTCAGGCTGGCAGGAACAGGCCCCGTCTGCTGCCGTCCCATCTATGTCACATCAGGCGCACATTCGCGAACCAGCCGAGAGGCAGCGCGCCGACATGGCGCTAGATCAAAAGGGATATGTTCTTCAGGCGGCACCTTGGCTGACCAGGCAGTTCGGCGTCGCGATGGTTGCGCGCGAACTAGCGGATAGTTTCGAACGCGTTGATGGCGAGGCCAAACCGATCTGGGAAGCGGTGGCAGATCCGGTCCGCATTCGCTCTCGCCATACAGGCGAGGTCTATGATGTTTCGGCTTCACCGATCGAGACGGCTGATGGACGTGTGACAGGCTATGGGCTTACTTTTGCCGACATTCCCCATCAGGCCGAAGGTCAGGACTCGCCCGCTGCGCCAAAGCAGATCGGGTTTGGACGACATTTCGCAAACGCCGTGCGCCAGCCACTCAGCCGGATCATCGCGAACGCCGAAACCATCCGTTCGGTATCTGACGGACGGCTTCAGGAGAATTACCTCGCTTATGCGCAGGATATTTCGGCTGCAGCAACGCACCTAAACGAGTTGATTGGCGATCTGGAAGATCTGGACGCCATCGATCGCGAGGATTTTCGCGTCGCATCCGAACGGGTTGAATTGGGCGATATTGCCCGGCGTGTGGCAGGACTGCTGGCACTAAAGGCGGCGGATCATCATATCCACCTCGTCCTGCCTGATCCGGTTGCAAAGGTTGAAACAGTTGGCGAGTTTCGCCGAGTTTTACAGATTGTGCTAAATCTTGTCGGCAACGCAATCCGTTACGCGCCGGGAGGAAGCAGCGTTCATATCCGTTTGAGTAATCAGCCGCCGTCCATATCGGTTTGTGACGAGGGCAGGGGCGTTCCCATGGACGACCGGGAGCGGATTTTCGGGAAGTTCGAGCGTCTCGGCCGCAGCGGCGATGGCGGAAGCGGGCTTGGCCTTTATATTTCGCGGCGGCTTGCGCGCGCGATGAAAGGCGATATCGAGATCGCCGAGGCTCCGGAAGGCGGAGCGATGTTTACGCTCCACCTTCCGGCTTATTCGGCAAATTAG
- a CDS encoding citrate synthase, which translates to MTEKAATLSIGNTNIDLPVISGTVGPDVLDIRKLYAQSDCFTFDPGFTSTASCESQLTYIDGDEGVLLHRGYSIEELSEESNFMEVSYLLLNGELPSKSELDEFSHTISRHTMLHEQLATFYRGFRRDAHPMAIMCGVVGALSAFYHDSTDIADPVQRKIASHRLIAKMPTIAAMAYKYSVGQPFMYPDNSLSYTGNFLRMTFGVPAEPYEVHPAVEQALDRIFILHADHEQNASTSTVRLAGSSGANPFACIAAGIACLWGPAHGGANEAALNMLREIGTPDKIPHYIERAKDKNDPFRLMGFGHRVYKNYDPRATVMQKTVREVLTALKVSDPIFDVALQLEEMALNDPYFIEKKLFPNVDFYSGIILSAIGFPTTMFTVLFALARTVGWVAQWNEMISDPGQKIGRPRQLYTGPAPRSYIPVESR; encoded by the coding sequence ATGACTGAAAAGGCTGCAACTCTCAGCATCGGTAACACCAATATCGATCTGCCGGTTATTTCGGGTACTGTCGGGCCGGATGTGCTCGATATCCGCAAGCTGTATGCACAATCCGATTGCTTCACCTTCGACCCGGGCTTCACTTCGACTGCAAGCTGCGAAAGCCAATTGACCTATATCGATGGCGACGAAGGCGTGCTGCTTCACCGCGGCTATTCGATTGAGGAGCTGTCCGAAGAGTCGAACTTCATGGAAGTTTCTTATCTTCTTCTGAACGGCGAACTGCCTTCGAAATCGGAGCTGGACGAATTCAGCCATACTATTTCGCGCCATACGATGTTGCACGAACAACTGGCGACATTTTATCGCGGGTTCCGCCGTGATGCGCACCCGATGGCTATCATGTGCGGCGTAGTCGGCGCGCTCTCAGCATTTTATCATGACTCCACCGACATTGCCGATCCGGTGCAGCGCAAGATCGCCAGCCACCGTTTGATCGCAAAGATGCCGACCATCGCCGCCATGGCCTATAAATATTCGGTTGGTCAGCCGTTCATGTATCCTGACAACAGCCTGTCCTACACCGGCAACTTCCTGCGCATGACGTTCGGCGTTCCAGCGGAGCCCTACGAAGTGCATCCGGCGGTCGAACAGGCGCTAGACCGCATTTTCATCCTCCATGCAGACCATGAGCAGAACGCTTCAACCTCGACCGTGCGTCTTGCCGGCTCGTCGGGTGCGAATCCCTTTGCCTGCATCGCTGCCGGCATCGCCTGCCTTTGGGGCCCGGCCCATGGTGGTGCAAACGAAGCGGCCCTGAATATGCTTCGTGAAATCGGCACACCTGACAAGATTCCGCATTATATCGAGCGCGCCAAGGACAAGAATGATCCGTTCCGCCTGATGGGCTTTGGCCACCGTGTTTACAAAAACTATGATCCCCGCGCGACTGTGATGCAGAAAACCGTCCGCGAAGTGCTGACTGCCCTTAAGGTCAGTGATCCGATCTTCGACGTGGCGCTCCAGCTTGAGGAAATGGCTCTCAACGATCCCTACTTCATCGAGAAAAAGCTGTTCCCGAATGTCGACTTCTATTCGGGAATCATCCTGTCGGCGATCGGCTTCCCGACCACGATGTTCACCGTTCTGTTCGCCCTCGCCCGCACCGTCGGCTGGGTGGCCCAGTGGAATGAAATGATTTCGGACCCCGGTCAGAAGATCGGCCGTCCACGCCAGCTTTATACCGGCCCTGCCCCGCGCAGCTATATCCCGGTCGAAAGCCGCTAA
- a CDS encoding ComEC/Rec2 family competence protein: MPSINETVELEAVGIKPSSFGQPFPAVDDWLDSEREQLPLFIPVALGLGMALWQVQGAAAALPLFLVCAGCLFFAASAGHETRFGYCLAVAALLVGLGFAIISGKAHMVGATPLQKPWVGTVIGKVENVEEVSAREMVRFRLRLSEHGDLPEVVRVNVQEDAIGSDFAPGTIIKVKVRLMPPPGPQLPGSYDFARTAWFAQIGATGRAIGPITLVALPERVSNFWNVARNATAARIERSLGPESGPVGAALLVGARGSISEADAEALRNSGMAHLLSVSGLHVTAVVGAVFILLSGLLALWPWLALRLPVPLLAAGGSALVAVLYTLLTGAEVPTVRACIAALLILIAMALGREALSMRLLAAGATFVLLFWPESLAGPSFQLSFAAVGTIIMLHNSGFAQRFLAGRDEAMLLKLGRGLVALLLTGLAIEAVLAPIALFHFHKSGLYGALANIIAIPATTFVVMPAELLGLLLDAIVPGAGSPFWWVASQGIQLILWIAHSVSAAPGAVALLPEMPLWSFGVAAICLLVMALLKTRWRWVMLIPCSVAIVAMVSAPRPDLLLTGDGQHLAVKTDKGQLALLRAGAGDYARSILGETAAIAGDAVPLDDMPGARCNGDGCSFVLERGGRSWRIIAIRSRYMLPAMELAAACRRADIVISSRRLPWSCKPLWLKADRAMLEQTGGLAFYLSQGRVTTVASENAHHPWSAYAPVRIAEREAARKKERAARNIPPPKSSLEIIDQ; this comes from the coding sequence ATGCCCAGCATCAATGAGACGGTTGAATTGGAGGCAGTGGGCATAAAGCCCTCGTCCTTCGGTCAACCGTTTCCAGCGGTGGATGATTGGCTCGATAGCGAGCGAGAGCAATTGCCGCTTTTCATTCCGGTGGCACTCGGCCTTGGCATGGCGCTTTGGCAGGTTCAGGGCGCAGCCGCCGCGCTCCCCCTGTTTCTGGTATGCGCAGGTTGCCTGTTTTTTGCAGCGTCAGCCGGCCACGAAACCCGCTTCGGATACTGCCTCGCCGTAGCTGCACTGCTGGTCGGCCTCGGCTTTGCGATAATCTCAGGAAAAGCGCACATGGTTGGTGCAACGCCGCTACAAAAACCATGGGTCGGCACCGTCATCGGAAAGGTCGAAAATGTTGAGGAAGTCTCGGCACGGGAGATGGTTCGTTTCCGGTTGCGCTTGAGTGAACATGGCGATTTGCCGGAGGTGGTGCGCGTCAATGTTCAAGAGGATGCGATAGGTTCAGATTTTGCGCCTGGAACGATCATCAAAGTGAAAGTCCGTTTGATGCCGCCGCCTGGCCCGCAACTGCCCGGCAGTTATGATTTTGCACGCACCGCCTGGTTTGCGCAGATCGGAGCGACCGGACGGGCTATCGGACCAATCACGCTTGTTGCCTTGCCCGAACGGGTTAGCAATTTCTGGAATGTTGCACGCAATGCCACGGCGGCGCGGATTGAACGCTCGCTTGGCCCCGAATCGGGTCCGGTCGGAGCGGCGCTGCTTGTCGGTGCCCGCGGGAGCATCAGCGAAGCCGACGCTGAGGCCTTGCGCAATTCTGGAATGGCGCACCTGCTATCAGTAAGCGGACTGCATGTAACGGCGGTTGTGGGCGCTGTCTTCATTCTGCTGTCCGGGCTGCTGGCGCTTTGGCCATGGCTCGCGTTGCGGTTGCCGGTGCCATTATTGGCCGCTGGTGGATCAGCATTGGTGGCAGTGCTTTACACGCTTTTGACCGGTGCGGAGGTTCCTACTGTGCGGGCCTGCATCGCCGCACTGCTAATCCTTATTGCCATGGCGCTTGGCAGAGAGGCGTTATCGATGCGCCTGCTCGCTGCGGGCGCAACCTTTGTTCTGCTCTTTTGGCCTGAATCGCTCGCTGGGCCGAGTTTCCAGCTGAGTTTCGCTGCGGTCGGCACGATCATCATGCTTCACAACAGCGGTTTTGCGCAGCGGTTTTTGGCCGGACGGGACGAAGCGATGCTGTTAAAACTTGGGCGCGGGCTTGTGGCGCTTTTGCTCACTGGATTGGCAATAGAGGCAGTGCTCGCCCCGATCGCGCTGTTCCATTTTCATAAGAGCGGTCTTTATGGGGCACTTGCGAACATCATTGCGATACCTGCGACGACATTTGTCGTGATGCCGGCAGAACTGCTGGGGCTGTTGCTCGATGCGATCGTGCCGGGGGCGGGTTCCCCATTCTGGTGGGTTGCATCGCAGGGAATCCAATTGATTCTGTGGATCGCCCATAGCGTCAGCGCTGCGCCAGGCGCGGTTGCGCTGCTGCCTGAAATGCCGCTTTGGTCCTTTGGTGTTGCCGCGATCTGTTTGCTGGTAATGGCGCTGCTCAAGACCCGGTGGCGTTGGGTGATGCTGATACCATGCAGCGTGGCGATTGTGGCGATGGTTTCGGCGCCGCGACCCGATCTGTTGCTCACCGGAGATGGCCAACATTTGGCAGTAAAAACCGACAAAGGCCAATTGGCGCTGCTGCGTGCGGGGGCAGGGGACTATGCGCGCTCAATTTTGGGTGAGACCGCGGCGATCGCAGGCGACGCTGTTCCACTTGATGACATGCCGGGTGCGCGCTGCAATGGCGACGGTTGCAGCTTCGTCCTAGAACGCGGGGGACGAAGCTGGCGCATCATCGCCATCCGATCTCGCTATATGCTGCCGGCAATGGAACTGGCGGCGGCGTGTCGGCGCGCAGATATTGTCATTAGCAGCCGGCGTTTGCCGTGGAGTTGCAAACCGCTTTGGCTGAAGGCTGATCGTGCAATGCTCGAACAAACGGGTGGTCTCGCCTTTTATCTTTCCCAAGGTCGAGTCACCACCGTCGCATCCGAAAATGCACACCACCCATGGTCGGCTTATGCGCCAGTCCGTATCGCGGAACGGGAAGCGGCGCGCAAAAAAGAAAGGGCGGCGAGAAATATCCCGCCGCCCAAAAGCTCACTCGAGATTATTGATCAGTGA